The sequence below is a genomic window from Vibrio spartinae.
AAAAAATAGAACACTATTATTCAATCTATTGCTGTGATGAGTCCGTAGTATAAGCCCATGAACTAACATTCGGATAAAGGAATATGCTCAATATTGTAAATGCTCCTCAAATACACAATTCACTAATTCATAGTACGTTTGAAGATTTAAAAGCAGATAGATATCTAAAAGAGAATTATGTCTATAGATATAGAGCTTACAGCGTTGGGAAATATAACACTAAAAAAGTAACTTGGGATGACACAGGGAAATTCTTTCAATCAAAAGATCTAAATAGTTATGCGGGTGGATTAGCAAGGGAGTTTGTCCCTTTATCAGATGAATCCAAAGAGCACATCAATAAAGTCATTGATGTCGTTGTAGATAATAAAAATATTCCCAAAGAAAATTACTCAATAGGTTGTCACCAAATAAGAATAGTGGCTCAAGAAGGTGCGATTGGTTACCCGGCACCGGAAGGTTTCCATCAAGATGGCTTTGATTATTTAGCAATTTATTGTGTCTCACTTGATAACGTCAATGGTGCGACGTCATTGATTTCCCCTCTAGAGGATGAGAGCACTATTTATGAGCATGCTTTATTGCCAGGGGAAATCATGGTCGTCAATGATAGGCTGGTTAAACACTTCGTCACACCTATCACAACAAAGCTTCCCGGCTTAGAAGCAAAACGAGACGTTTTCGTCATCACATTTTCAAAAATTACGAGTGAATAATGGCAATTGCAAATTACACAATTCAAGAATGGCTATTCAATGAAGCTCATGGTCATTTTGACTAT
It includes:
- a CDS encoding 2OG-Fe dioxygenase family protein produces the protein MLNIVNAPQIHNSLIHSTFEDLKADRYLKENYVYRYRAYSVGKYNTKKVTWDDTGKFFQSKDLNSYAGGLAREFVPLSDESKEHINKVIDVVVDNKNIPKENYSIGCHQIRIVAQEGAIGYPAPEGFHQDGFDYLAIYCVSLDNVNGATSLISPLEDESTIYEHALLPGEIMVVNDRLVKHFVTPITTKLPGLEAKRDVFVITFSKITSE